The Coleofasciculus sp. FACHB-1120 nucleotide sequence GCACTATTTACTCAAGATCCAGATGGCAACATCATTGAGCTAGGTGAGTGAGCTGTCAACAATGAATTCTAAAATGAATTCTAATCAGGGCACTTTGGGAGCATCCCGCGAATTGCAAATACCTGCCCGCACACTAGAAGCGTGGGGCTACAGAAACGAAGCCTGCCGACGCAAGCTAAAATTAAACTCTTCAGGCTACCTCCGGCAGCTTAGCCCATTAATTCTGCAATGAAAATCATTGCATATTCCTACACTGACCCGTTACTTGAAGTTGCGCCCGATCCCTTAATTTGGGGTTGGGAAATAGATAGTATTTATCAAGATTTGGGGGAACGTCAACAATTACGTCAGCTTTTAGAAGATTGTAAAGAAGAACCCGCTAATTATTTATTAATCCGACGACTGGCAGAACTGGGAGACTCGGTGGAAGAAGTATGCGATCGCATCCTGGATCTCGAATCCCTCGGCATTCAAATGATTACTACTGAGTCAGTCGCGTATCATCAGACACCCTTGCAACTCCTGCAAGAAATTCAGAGTCGGCAGCGCAGCGATCGCATCCGTCAAGGACACGCTCAGCGGCGGCTCAAAGCGTCACCAGCACCTGGAAAAGCCCCTTACGGCTACCGACGAGGTAAAGACCGCTATATCCTAGACCGCAGCGCCGCGCCGGTCGTCAAAGATTTTTTTGAACAATTTCTGCTGTATGGTTCTTTACGCGGTGCGGTGCGCTATTTAGAAAAAAAATATGGCAAGAAAATTTCCGCGTCTACTGGACAACGCTGGCTAACGAACCCAGTCTATCGCGGTGACACTGCATATAAAAATGGTGAGATTCTCTCTGACACTCATGCTGCCATCGTAACTAGGGAAGAAGCCGCGCAAATTGACCGCTTGCTGCGCCGTAACCGCCGTTTGCCTCCTCGCACTGCTAGTGCAAATCGTTCTCTAGCGGGATTAGTGGTTTGTGGGGAGTGCCAGTCGCCAATGACGATTACCCGCGTCACCGCTTCCCGCAAACAGGGAGAATATCTTTATCTGCGCCCAACCAAGTGCTTTAAACAGCCCAAATGTAAGGCTATTTCTTATCAGGAAGTATTAGAGCAAACGATTGAGAGAATCTGCCAAGATTTACCCCGTGCAGTAGCGGCGATGAATGCTCCTAATATGGATGGAATTAAGGGCACGATTACCCATGAAATCGCCGCTAAGCAAGATATCTTAGCTCAGTTACCGACGCTTATAGAGAATGGCATTCTAGATTCAGAAACTGCCCAGTTACGCGCCTACAAGCTACGCACAGAAATTGCTCAATTGCAATCGCGGATAGCGAGTCTGCCACCAGTAGATTTACAAGCGATCGCGCAGGCTGTATCTATCTCCCAATTTTGGTTAGATTTGTCAGAATCGGAGCGACGATTCTACTTTCGAGAATTTATTCGTCAGATCGAGATTAACCGCCAGGATTCATCTTGGGAGATCGAGCTAGTTTTTATCTTTTAGCGATTAACGATAAAGTGTTGCGATCGCAATCTTATTTGAGCTGTAAGCCAACACTTCAGATACCCGGCTTCTCCGAGAAGTCCGGTATCTCGCCTTCACGAATCCTTGAGGAGTGCGATCGCGTACAGCCCTTTGGGCATGAAAACAGCGAGGCTTTAGCCTAGCGCCGACCTGTCGGTTCGCTCTTCACAAAGCCGCAACACGTACGCTAGCAACACTTACGCGAACAGAGTCAAGTCGGCGTTAGACTTTGCATAGCGATCCTAAATATGCCGATAGATGACTCAAAAAACTTTCCGTATGTCTTTCACTACTGGTATAAATTTTATAATTCGGAACGAAACGAGCGTCTAACCGCTGTAAAACTGAGTCTAAACGCTGCGAGTGTGTCCAACTCTGAGATTGTCCTACAGAGTTAGAGCAGGCATAGCGAGAGTTTTCCTCGGTCACTTTAAGATAGAAAATCCGGCTTTATTCTATAGAGTTCTGCAAACTTTATTAAGACATGGAAACTTACTTTGTGATTTTAGTCAGATGATTGAGTTAGATAAATCGCAAGTAATGAAGTTGGATTGCCGCTAAATACCACGGGCTTTGTTAAATATGGATCGTCAAACTTTTGCGTGGGGTCGTTCAAAAAAGAAGATAGGAGGATCTGACAAATGGACGGAAAGGCTGTGGATCTTAGGGTTATTCCTAGCGGCTATCCTGCTATTTGGAATCAATCTGGGCGTACTGCCTTTACGGGATTGGGATGAAGGAACAGTTGCTCAGGTTGCTCGTGAGATTTGGCAGGCAAAGTTTGATTCTTTGAGATGGCTGTATCCGACGTTGGGAGGTACAGAGTATCTAAATAAACCGCCTTTAATGCATCTGCTGATTGCCGGTGCCTATGCAATTGGGGGTGTAAATGAGTGGACAACGCGCCTACCTGGGGCGCTGTTGAGTGCCGCTTGTGTGCCGCTTTTGTATGGCATTGGGCGGGAACTATTCCGGCGACGCCTTCCAGCTCTTTTCTCGGCTTTGATTTACTTGACGTTATTGCCCGTTGTGCGTCATGGGCGTCTGGCGATGCTGGATGGGGCAGTGTTGTGCTTTTTCCTGTTCATGATGTGGTGCGTGTTGCGATCGCGTCGAAACTTGCGCTACGCTCTCGGTGCCGGTGTGGGGTTTGGGTTGATTTGCCTGACCAAAGGCATGATGGGATTATTGCTTTTAAATATCGCTCTGGTGTTTTTAGCCTGGGATACTCCCAGACTTTTGACTTCCCTCTATTTCTGGATTGGTTTGCTCTTGGGCAGTGTGCCGGTTGCTGCTTGGTATGGTGCCCAATTTCTCCACTACGGGCAAACCTTCGTGGATACCGGCATTTTTAGTCAATCCTTGCAGCGGATTTGGGCACCTGTTGAGAATCACGCGGGTCCCCCCTGGTACTATCTGTTGGAAATTTTAAAGTACGGCTGGCCCTGGTTATTCTTGTTACCCCAAGGATTGCGCCTTGCTTGGGAAAATCGCAATATGAGCTGGGCAAAACTGGTACTGGTGTGGATGGGTGTTTATCTAGTAGCCATTTCGGTAATGGGAACCAAACTTCCCTGGTATGTGCTGCCGATTTACCCAGCAGTGGCTTTAGTAGGAGGTGCCCAGCTAGCTGAAGTTTGGAATGCTCCGACTCAGAAATCCTATCCCCGCTCTTGGGTACCGCTTTTGACAGTCATGGGTTTAGTGGCGCTAAGCGGTAGTTTTTATTTTGCTGCATTTGGTCCCCAACCGAACTGGAATTTGCAATTGGTGTTTGCATCGGCTGCTTTGACTTTATTGATAACGGCAGTTTTGATTTATCAAAAAGACCTGCAATTTATTCCACTGCTCTTTTGGGGTACGTATGTAACGCTGCTGATATTCATGACATCGCCACACTGGATTTGGGAACTCGCAGAAGCTTATCCGGTTAAACCCGTTGCCGCAATGATTAAGCGCAAAACTCCCATCAATAAGCCAATCTACACATCCTACGATCATGGTCGTCCTTCTCTGAATTTTTATAGCGATCGCCAAGTCATCCCCGCAACGGATGCCGAACTCCAGCAACGTTGGAAAGGTGATGCTCAACCTTATTTTTTACTTGACCAACCCACCTTCAAGCAGCTGAATTTAAAGCCGGTGAAATCGCTTAATCAGGCTGAGGGTTGGTTGCTAATTACTAAACCGGCAGCCGTCAAACCAGTGAAGAGTCAGAAGCCACAGATTAAGAAGTAGAAAGTAGGCATTAGCAAGTAAATTGTCAATAGCCCAACTTTTTGCAAATATGGCAATTCTCTCTGGGATGCAGTTGGGTTTAAACCCACCCCTGTTCCTCCTGTAAACCCAGAGGGGTTCCCTATTTCCTTCTCTCTGTAAAGGTCGAGGGGTTAGGGGTGAGGTTCCTGTATATACTGCACTAAGAGTGAGAACCGCTATCTCTCTAGCGATCGCTATCGATAACAATTAAGCATTCAGACATCAAAGTTGCACATTGCCCAAATCATAAAACGGGCAAAATTCCGGATGCTCTGTTTATCCCGGCTAAAAACTCAAAATTTTCCCTAATTGTTCGGCTTTTAAAGCTGCTAGCCAATCGGTCGCAGTTACAATGAAAATCATGAATAAAAATTAAGCTTTTTCTCATTTTTCCTGTTAACCCCATCAATGAGCGCCACTCCATTGTCAGATGTGCTGTTGTCGGAATCATCCGCACCAACTTCTCCTGCTTCCCGTCTTACTAAAATTCTCAATCGACTCGAACCCTCACCCGAAAGCGTCGTCCTGCTGTTGGCTGTATTAATTGGTACCGGCACTGGGATGGGCGTTGTCACGTTTCACTATTTAATCGAACTCATCCACAGCTTGATGCTGGAAGGGGTGATGGGGATAATTGGAGGCTGGGGTGCCTGGACTTTAGCTTGTATTCCCATTTTGGGAGGATTAATCGTTGGTTTAATGCGTCTTGCTTGGCCCGATTTTGGGCCGAGTATTTCTTCGCTGATTGCCGCTGCCCAAGGCGTCCGAGAATTGCTACCCCTGCGGCCCGTCACCAAGATGGTTGCGGCGGCTGTTTCCCTTGGCAGTGGAGCCTCTTTAGGGCCAGAAGGACCGAGCGTGGAAATTGGCGGCAATTTTGGAATGCTGCTCGGTCAAGTGCTGCAAGTCTCTAGAGAAAGGCAGCAGTTACTCCTGGGTGCTGGAGCAGCGGCGGGTCTGGCGGCGGGTTTTAATGCCCCGATAGCCGGTGTTTTCTTCGCTTTAGAGGTAGTCTTGGGAACCACCTTTGCGACTTCAGCCGTGAGTGTCGTGTTGCTGGCAGCAGTTGTGGCGTCTTTGATTGCTCAGATTGGTTTGGGTGCCCAACCAGCTTTTACACTGCCTGTCTATGAAGTCCGCAGTCCTCTAGAATTACCGCTTTATCTGGGATTGGGGGTATTAGCGAGTTTGGTGTCGCTGACCTATACCCAGTCGATTCAACTGGCTCGTCGTTTCTTTCGCGGACAGATTGCCGGTTTTGAGTGGCTGGGAAAGGTACCGCGATCGCTTTGCCCGGTAATTGGCGGTGCCTGTTTGGGCTTGGTTGCTTTGCAGTGGCCCCAAATTCTGGGCATCGGTTACGAAACGATTGCTGCCATGCTTCAGGATGTGGATTTTCCGTTGGGGTTACTCCTCGCCTTGCTAGCGGTCAAGCTGATCGTGACGGCGATTAGTCTGGGTAGCGGTTTGGTGGGGGGTATCTTTGCCCCTGCTATGTTCCTCGGTGCTTCCTTGGGGGCAGCATATGGAAAAATTCTGGCAGCGATGCTCCCAGCCGCACCGATTCAGATTGCCGCAGCCCCAGCTTATGCGATGGTGGGAATGGCAGCCGTTCTGGCTGGCAGCGCCAGGGCACCCCTGACGGCGATCCTGTTAATGTTTGAGCTAACGCGCGACTACCGGATTGTTTTGCCACTGATGGCAGCAGTCGGGTTGAGTATCTGGCTGGTAGAGCGCTTCAATCCAGCGCCAACGAAAGGTCAAAATCTCCAACAGCTGGAACTCAATGTGGAGAAAGACCAGCAGATAGAAATTTTGCAACAGATGTTAGTTGCAGAAGCAATGCAAGTACCAGGTTTGATGCTAAGTGGTTCTTTATCAGTATTAGAGGCAGGTTTAGCTTTAACAAATGGTCGCTGCCGCAGCGCTTTAGTTATTGATGATGCCGAGCAGTTAATTGGCATCGTCACTTTACAGGATATTAATCGAGCGATGTCTACAGCTCGGACGCCAGTTACCGCTCCTACTGAAACCGTAGAAACAAACAACGTTCTTTGCAATGTCTCGAATAATTTAACCAGTCATCTGGCTCATCAGCCAGTTGCTGACATCTGTACAACTGAAATTCTGTATGCAAACCCTGATGAATCGGTAGCGGAAGCGATAGACCGGATGGCAGCACGCGGTCTCCACCAGTTACCCGTCGTTGACCGCGATCGCCCCCAACAAGTGTTAGGTGTGCTGGAGCAAGAGGGAATCGCTTTAGCTTATAGTGTCGCTGCCACGCGCAAGACACTGCGCCGCTATCTTCCCCTCAATCCGGTGCCGAAGGAGTTAAATTTACCACCCCTCAAGCAAACAGTTTAAAAACTTAGAGCATTGGGATGAGTCATTGGTTTGTGACCAATAACTCATCCCGAATAACTGCTAACTGAAACTTTAGTTTAGGATGCTTCTTCCAGTTCTTCGTCTTCAGCGCCTTCTTCTCTATCCAGTTGTCGCAGATGAATGTGCTTCCGTCCCAGAGAGATTTCAAACTCATCCCCTGCCCTTAGACCCATTTGTTTGGTGTAGGCAGAACCAATCAATAAGTTGCCGTTCGATTGCACGCTGATTTTATAGCTGGCACTTCGACCGCCACGCCCGTTCCCATTTTGTTTGCCGTCTAACTCAATTCCTTCAGCATCAATGAGAGCATTCAGGAACTTCATCATATTCACCCGCTCTACACCGCTTTTGGTAACAGTGTAGTAACCGCAGGCTCTAGCCTTTTCTTCTTTGCTGAGGTTTTCTAGCTCTTTAACTTTCTTGACTAGCGCTTCCCCAGTTAGGGGATCGATCTTTTTCTTTTTATTCATCAACTTGGAGCGAAAAGTAAGGAATACAGAGTGTGTACAGTGTTTTGGACTGACTGTTTCTAAGCTATTTTTAGCTTAGCTTTATATCAGCTCATAAAACTATATCACACGGATTGAGGAAAGCTAGTTAAATAAGACCGTTAATTTATTAAGCAGCAACCTTTTTGATCCAAGTTCTTGCTGAAGCATAAATATTTGTACCTTGCGAATAACCGAAGCATCTTGATGATCGGAGTTCCTCACAGCATCAACCTGAGAAAAAATGAAGGGGTACGCTGTAGGGTAGTCGTTAGTCTATCATTAGCGATCGCTTCTCAGTTATTTTTTTCTTCCATTGACTATCAACCCATGACCGCTGATTAATTATCCATTACCCTAAGGAATATTTTCCAGGATGAAGCTGACAACCCGTGGACACTACAGTGTTAAAGCGCTGCTGGATTTGAGTTTACAACCTGGGTATGGACCGACTTCAGTAAAAGCGATCGCAACTCGGCAAGACTTACCTGCACCCTATCTGGAAAAATTGTTGATAGAGTTGCGTCGATCCGGGTTAGTTCAATCAGTTCGAGGTGCCCACGGGGGATATCAACTGTCCCGCGCCCCGGCACAAATTTCCCTGGGACAAATATTAGAAGCAGTCGGTGAAACGATTGAACCCCTACCTCGTCATACCCCAGACGCAGAGCTTGCTGAGGATTGGGTAACGTTTACACTTTGGCACCGATTGCATCAAAAACTTAAAGAAGCGCTGTACAGTATTACACTGGCAGACCTTTACTATGACGCTCGCAGCTGGCAAGCAGCCCAAGGCGAAGAAACCAGTTTTGTTGTATAGAAACTGTCAGCGAATCTCTAGCAGCTTTGGTGTTGTGAATTTCCAAGATTTATTTGCCGCGGTTCCGATCCCTCACCCCTCAGTCTTATCATTAGCGATCGCTTCTCTTTTGGATTACATCATCGGTGATCCGTGGGGTTGGCCTCACCCAGTCCGAGTCATGGGCGGACTAATTTCTCGCTACAGCCAGATGACTTTCGGATTATTTAGTCATCCTCTTATGCTCCGATGGGCTGGAGTATTTTTGGGAATTGGACTGATAACTGGTAGCTACTGGATGGGGTGGCTAATCGTTCAAGCAGCGAACTGGGTGCATCCTTTTTTAGGAATTGTCATAGAAAGTATTTTACTCGCCAGTTGTTTCGCCGGTCGAAGTTTAAGAGCTGCCGCTGAAGATGTCTTGCAACCCCTCAATGAGAACGATCTTGTCAGAGCGCGTTCTAAGTTAAGCCAATATGTAGGGCGTGATACTGAAAATCTTCAAAAAACAGAAATTCTTCGGGCTGTTTTGGAAACTGTCACAGAAAATGCTACCGATGGAGTGATGGCACCCCTTTTTTATGCGATTATCGGGACATTTTTACCTATACTCGGAACGGTTCCTCTCGCCCTTGCCTACAAAGCCGCCAGTACCTTAGATTCAATGGTCGGTTATCGAGAAGCACCCTACACCGATTTGGGTTGGTTTAGTGCCAAATTAGAAGATATCTTGACTTGGTTGCCCTGCCGATTCACGGTGATTACTCTGGCTTTACTATCTAGAAAACCTGGGTATGTTTGGAGGATTTGTCAACGCGATGCGACGAAAGATCCTAGTCCCAACTCTGGCTGGAGTGAGTGCGCCTATGCGGCAATTTTGGGCGTTCAGGTGGGGGGAACAAATTGGTATCGTGGCGTTGCCAAACACAAAGCCTTACTGGGAGATGACCTCCAGCCGATTAATGCAGAATGCATTCAACGAGCCTTGCAGTTAACGCGATATAATTTTTTGATTTGGTTGGGGATAGCGATCGCCATCTTGCTGTTGTTGGAGTTTAGAAGCGGGCGATCGCTCGGAATCAACTGGATGACTTTTTAATCGCCCTATCAGGTGAACTCAACAGGCGATGGCTATTGGCTAGGTGCAAGCATATCTTTGAATATAGAGCAACCAGTTGAAGGGTAATCAATCACTGATTCATCTGGGAAAGCGATCGCACTTTTGGCGCAGTGGGTCAAGTGAAATGCCAATGCGGGGATGCGACCCAAAAAACTAACCCCCGCTAAACCCCTGTAGCGATCGCCT carries:
- a CDS encoding recombinase family protein, translated to MKIIAYSYTDPLLEVAPDPLIWGWEIDSIYQDLGERQQLRQLLEDCKEEPANYLLIRRLAELGDSVEEVCDRILDLESLGIQMITTESVAYHQTPLQLLQEIQSRQRSDRIRQGHAQRRLKASPAPGKAPYGYRRGKDRYILDRSAAPVVKDFFEQFLLYGSLRGAVRYLEKKYGKKISASTGQRWLTNPVYRGDTAYKNGEILSDTHAAIVTREEAAQIDRLLRRNRRLPPRTASANRSLAGLVVCGECQSPMTITRVTASRKQGEYLYLRPTKCFKQPKCKAISYQEVLEQTIERICQDLPRAVAAMNAPNMDGIKGTITHEIAAKQDILAQLPTLIENGILDSETAQLRAYKLRTEIAQLQSRIASLPPVDLQAIAQAVSISQFWLDLSESERRFYFREFIRQIEINRQDSSWEIELVFIF
- a CDS encoding glycosyltransferase family 39 protein, translated to MDRQTFAWGRSKKKIGGSDKWTERLWILGLFLAAILLFGINLGVLPLRDWDEGTVAQVAREIWQAKFDSLRWLYPTLGGTEYLNKPPLMHLLIAGAYAIGGVNEWTTRLPGALLSAACVPLLYGIGRELFRRRLPALFSALIYLTLLPVVRHGRLAMLDGAVLCFFLFMMWCVLRSRRNLRYALGAGVGFGLICLTKGMMGLLLLNIALVFLAWDTPRLLTSLYFWIGLLLGSVPVAAWYGAQFLHYGQTFVDTGIFSQSLQRIWAPVENHAGPPWYYLLEILKYGWPWLFLLPQGLRLAWENRNMSWAKLVLVWMGVYLVAISVMGTKLPWYVLPIYPAVALVGGAQLAEVWNAPTQKSYPRSWVPLLTVMGLVALSGSFYFAAFGPQPNWNLQLVFASAALTLLITAVLIYQKDLQFIPLLFWGTYVTLLIFMTSPHWIWELAEAYPVKPVAAMIKRKTPINKPIYTSYDHGRPSLNFYSDRQVIPATDAELQQRWKGDAQPYFLLDQPTFKQLNLKPVKSLNQAEGWLLITKPAAVKPVKSQKPQIKK
- a CDS encoding chloride channel protein, encoding MSATPLSDVLLSESSAPTSPASRLTKILNRLEPSPESVVLLLAVLIGTGTGMGVVTFHYLIELIHSLMLEGVMGIIGGWGAWTLACIPILGGLIVGLMRLAWPDFGPSISSLIAAAQGVRELLPLRPVTKMVAAAVSLGSGASLGPEGPSVEIGGNFGMLLGQVLQVSRERQQLLLGAGAAAGLAAGFNAPIAGVFFALEVVLGTTFATSAVSVVLLAAVVASLIAQIGLGAQPAFTLPVYEVRSPLELPLYLGLGVLASLVSLTYTQSIQLARRFFRGQIAGFEWLGKVPRSLCPVIGGACLGLVALQWPQILGIGYETIAAMLQDVDFPLGLLLALLAVKLIVTAISLGSGLVGGIFAPAMFLGASLGAAYGKILAAMLPAAPIQIAAAPAYAMVGMAAVLAGSARAPLTAILLMFELTRDYRIVLPLMAAVGLSIWLVERFNPAPTKGQNLQQLELNVEKDQQIEILQQMLVAEAMQVPGLMLSGSLSVLEAGLALTNGRCRSALVIDDAEQLIGIVTLQDINRAMSTARTPVTAPTETVETNNVLCNVSNNLTSHLAHQPVADICTTEILYANPDESVAEAIDRMAARGLHQLPVVDRDRPQQVLGVLEQEGIALAYSVAATRKTLRRYLPLNPVPKELNLPPLKQTV
- a CDS encoding AbrB family transcriptional regulator, whose amino-acid sequence is MNKKKKIDPLTGEALVKKVKELENLSKEEKARACGYYTVTKSGVERVNMMKFLNALIDAEGIELDGKQNGNGRGGRSASYKISVQSNGNLLIGSAYTKQMGLRAGDEFEISLGRKHIHLRQLDREEGAEDEELEEAS
- a CDS encoding Rrf2 family transcriptional regulator, whose product is MKLTTRGHYSVKALLDLSLQPGYGPTSVKAIATRQDLPAPYLEKLLIELRRSGLVQSVRGAHGGYQLSRAPAQISLGQILEAVGETIEPLPRHTPDAELAEDWVTFTLWHRLHQKLKEALYSITLADLYYDARSWQAAQGEETSFVV
- the cbiB gene encoding adenosylcobinamide-phosphate synthase CbiB, with the protein product MTLAAGKQPKAKKPVLLYRNCQRISSSFGVVNFQDLFAAVPIPHPSVLSLAIASLLDYIIGDPWGWPHPVRVMGGLISRYSQMTFGLFSHPLMLRWAGVFLGIGLITGSYWMGWLIVQAANWVHPFLGIVIESILLASCFAGRSLRAAAEDVLQPLNENDLVRARSKLSQYVGRDTENLQKTEILRAVLETVTENATDGVMAPLFYAIIGTFLPILGTVPLALAYKAASTLDSMVGYREAPYTDLGWFSAKLEDILTWLPCRFTVITLALLSRKPGYVWRICQRDATKDPSPNSGWSECAYAAILGVQVGGTNWYRGVAKHKALLGDDLQPINAECIQRALQLTRYNFLIWLGIAIAILLLLEFRSGRSLGINWMTF